Proteins from one Lacrimispora sphenoides genomic window:
- a CDS encoding ABC transporter ATP-binding protein — protein MPLLEMKHITKAFSGVYANEDINLSVEKGEIHALLGENGAGKTTLMNILFGIYQSDGGEIFYKGEAVRFKSPADAISHGIGMVHQHFSLVNRMTVLDNIILGSGSRKEVLNRKQASEEICLLAEKYGLFVKPDEPVYSLSVGEQQRVEILKALYRKADLLILDEPTGVLTPQETENFFHVLRRLKAEGHGIIIITHRLSEIMAISDRVTILRDGKAVKDLVTSDTTPEELSAFMIGRPLSPKTENRKKASKEAALSLEGVSLSKKRAGKKALDHICLTVYKGEILGIAGVEGNGQKELAEVITGIRKHTEGTITFDGKAIDSRSVRERFHSGISYISDDRHMDSLVVDMTVTENMILRTYNRLPFSKKWILDHKKSENRALEAIEEYGIRTSGKSGARTPVKLMSGGNQQKVILSREISKEARLIVASQPTRGLDIGATEFVHQTLIRQKNQGKSVLLISADLDEILSLSDRIAVMFEGRIMGILNREEADVFKIGLYMGGVTEIGGRP, from the coding sequence ATGCCATTATTGGAAATGAAACATATTACAAAGGCATTTTCCGGAGTGTATGCCAATGAGGATATCAACCTCTCCGTAGAAAAAGGGGAGATCCATGCCTTACTTGGGGAGAACGGAGCCGGGAAGACTACGCTGATGAACATATTATTTGGCATTTACCAGTCTGATGGCGGGGAAATTTTCTACAAAGGAGAAGCGGTCCGGTTTAAGTCTCCAGCTGATGCCATAAGCCATGGTATCGGCATGGTCCATCAGCATTTTTCTCTCGTAAACCGGATGACAGTGCTTGACAATATCATTCTGGGATCTGGCAGCAGGAAAGAGGTTCTTAACAGAAAACAGGCCTCAGAAGAGATCTGCCTGCTGGCGGAAAAGTACGGCCTTTTTGTAAAGCCTGATGAACCGGTTTATAGCCTTTCCGTAGGAGAACAGCAGAGGGTGGAGATTTTAAAAGCACTGTACCGAAAGGCGGACCTGCTCATTTTAGATGAACCCACAGGAGTTTTGACTCCTCAGGAAACAGAAAACTTCTTTCATGTGTTAAGGCGGTTAAAGGCTGAAGGCCATGGCATCATCATCATTACCCATCGCTTAAGTGAGATCATGGCGATCAGCGACAGAGTTACCATTTTAAGGGATGGAAAGGCGGTTAAGGATCTGGTCACATCAGATACCACGCCGGAGGAATTATCTGCCTTTATGATAGGCAGGCCCCTTTCCCCTAAAACGGAAAACAGGAAAAAGGCATCAAAGGAAGCAGCATTAAGCCTTGAAGGCGTTTCTTTATCAAAAAAACGGGCCGGCAAAAAGGCGCTGGATCATATCTGTCTTACGGTTTATAAAGGGGAAATCCTTGGAATTGCCGGAGTGGAAGGAAACGGACAAAAGGAGCTTGCCGAGGTTATCACAGGAATCCGTAAGCATACGGAGGGAACCATCACATTTGACGGGAAAGCAATTGACAGCCGGTCTGTGAGAGAGCGTTTTCATAGTGGCATCTCTTATATATCCGATGACCGTCACATGGATAGTCTGGTTGTAGACATGACGGTAACAGAAAATATGATCCTGCGCACCTACAACCGTCTGCCTTTTTCAAAAAAATGGATTCTGGATCATAAAAAGTCGGAGAACCGGGCTTTAGAAGCCATAGAAGAGTATGGAATCCGAACATCGGGAAAAAGCGGGGCCAGGACGCCGGTCAAGCTTATGAGCGGCGGAAATCAGCAGAAGGTGATCTTATCCCGTGAGATATCGAAAGAGGCCAGGCTTATTGTAGCCAGCCAGCCTACCAGAGGATTGGACATCGGAGCAACAGAATTTGTACATCAGACTTTGATCAGGCAGAAGAACCAGGGAAAAAGTGTTTTGCTCATTTCAGCTGATTTAGATGAGATCCTTTCCTTAAGCGACCGGATTGCAGTGATGTTTGAAGGTCGGATTATGGGGATTCTTAACAGGGAAGAAGCGGATGTATTTAAAATTGGACTTTATATGGGCGGAGTGACGGAAATAGGAGGAAGGCCATGA
- a CDS encoding ABC transporter permease, with amino-acid sequence MNHMKKWKAMEVMEIALLSIAMAAILIILSGADPLTAGRMFFNGIFGNVSGFGEVFVKATPLILTGLGCSVAFRTGFFNIGAEGQFYIGALASAWVALNATGVTGVFRIILAIGCGFLFGGLWALIAAILKAKLGISEIICTIMLNYISMNLLGIAVRTFLMDPAGSIPQSEKIDASVTLLRFLKPTRVHTGIFIALGAVLFVWFLMEKTTSGYEFKAVGFNKRAAACSGISVVKNIILSAVLSGGLAGIAGAVEVLGVQKKLLEGISGGCGYTAILITLLAFNHPGGVLLVSVLFAALEVGANSMQRQMGVPSAIVDFLIGFIVLLILGRELLTGKMRAKEEK; translated from the coding sequence ATGAATCACATGAAAAAATGGAAGGCAATGGAAGTCATGGAGATCGCGCTCCTTTCCATTGCAATGGCGGCCATCCTTATCATCTTATCAGGGGCCGATCCTCTTACGGCAGGCCGGATGTTTTTTAATGGAATCTTCGGCAATGTGAGCGGATTCGGGGAAGTGTTTGTAAAAGCGACTCCTTTGATTCTCACCGGACTTGGCTGCTCGGTGGCGTTTCGGACCGGCTTTTTTAATATCGGTGCAGAGGGACAATTCTACATAGGAGCTCTTGCGTCTGCCTGGGTGGCTTTAAATGCCACTGGTGTGACCGGGGTTTTTCGGATCATCCTTGCGATTGGCTGCGGCTTTCTCTTTGGCGGTTTATGGGCTCTGATAGCAGCCATATTAAAGGCAAAGCTTGGAATATCAGAAATTATATGCACCATTATGCTTAACTATATTTCCATGAACCTTTTGGGCATCGCAGTCCGCACCTTTCTCATGGATCCGGCGGGAAGCATTCCCCAATCTGAAAAGATAGATGCATCTGTCACGCTTTTACGCTTCTTAAAACCAACCAGAGTACATACGGGCATCTTTATAGCCCTGGGAGCCGTGTTATTTGTATGGTTTCTTATGGAAAAGACGACCTCAGGTTATGAATTCAAAGCGGTGGGCTTTAATAAACGGGCAGCAGCATGCAGCGGCATTTCTGTGGTGAAGAACATAATCCTGTCAGCGGTATTAAGCGGAGGCCTTGCAGGAATTGCGGGAGCTGTGGAGGTATTGGGAGTTCAGAAGAAGCTGCTTGAAGGAATCTCAGGTGGCTGCGGCTATACGGCAATCCTCATAACTCTTTTGGCCTTTAACCATCCGGGCGGCGTACTTTTGGTTTCTGTTTTATTTGCGGCTCTGGAAGTTGGGGCAAACTCCATGCAGAGGCAGATGGGAGTTCCCTCTGCGATCGTAGATTTTCTCATTGGATTTATCGTTCTGCTTATACTGGGCAGGGAGCTTCTGACTGGAAAAATGAGAGCAAAGGAGGAGAAATAG
- a CDS encoding ABC transporter permease, whose protein sequence is MMHQILTASFLTAFLSAAVRMAVPLAYAGLGETISEKCGILNIGMEGVMLSGAFFSFAGTFFSGSILVGLLCGMAGGAAVSMLHGVLSVRLSKDQSVSGIAINIFILGVTSFLYKLMSGGQSYQQIEPLLKVRIPLLADIPLIGNALFNQDILTYLIYFLVMGVSFFYKKTNTGLSFAAIGESPRAADSAGIPVYRYQYISMVLNGILGGIGGAYLVLVQVGNFSENMTSGRGYIALAAVILGRYLPFGMLGAAFLFGAANALQIRLQAVGVPLPSQALSMLPYLITLAALLGSAHKNHGPESLGKPYVRGAR, encoded by the coding sequence ATGATGCATCAGATTTTAACCGCCAGCTTTCTGACTGCCTTTTTATCGGCAGCAGTGCGAATGGCTGTACCTCTTGCCTATGCGGGGCTTGGGGAGACGATATCGGAAAAGTGCGGAATACTGAACATCGGAATGGAGGGCGTCATGCTTTCCGGCGCTTTTTTCTCCTTTGCAGGTACATTTTTCTCAGGAAGCATTCTTGTAGGGCTTCTTTGCGGTATGGCAGGGGGAGCGGCTGTCAGTATGCTTCATGGAGTTTTGTCAGTCAGGCTGTCCAAGGACCAGTCGGTCAGCGGGATCGCCATTAATATTTTTATACTTGGTGTTACCAGCTTCCTGTATAAACTGATGTCCGGCGGACAGTCCTACCAACAGATCGAGCCTTTGTTAAAAGTGCGGATACCGTTGCTTGCCGACATTCCTCTCATTGGCAATGCTCTTTTTAATCAGGATATTCTAACTTATCTGATATATTTTCTGGTCATGGGAGTATCATTTTTTTATAAGAAGACAAACACCGGGCTTTCCTTTGCCGCCATCGGTGAAAGTCCCCGTGCCGCGGATTCAGCCGGGATACCGGTTTACCGGTACCAATACATCTCCATGGTGTTAAACGGAATTCTGGGCGGAATTGGGGGCGCTTATCTGGTCTTGGTACAGGTAGGGAATTTTTCGGAAAATATGACATCAGGACGAGGATATATCGCTCTGGCGGCTGTCATCTTAGGACGTTATCTTCCCTTTGGAATGTTGGGAGCTGCTTTTTTGTTCGGTGCTGCCAATGCGCTGCAGATCCGTCTTCAGGCGGTGGGAGTGCCCCTTCCTTCCCAGGCATTGTCCATGCTTCCTTATCTGATTACATTAGCAGCCCTGCTTGGCTCCGCCCACAAGAATCATGGGCCGGAAAGCCTTGGGAAGCCTTATGTGCGCGGTGCAAGATAA
- a CDS encoding ribonucleoside-diphosphate reductase subunit alpha — protein MDKTDGKKEILKYFKEVPELDGVLEGIRKDWGFSPYDLEHLSVKFTGFCKKNMSLGERFEALIQAAVELTTQETPNWEYIGARLSMLRYETRLKEELDRRKIGSFYDKIRFLTEDGLYGDYILENYKKEEIDRYESYMVQNRNHLFNYSGLELLLNRYVIRSRQNAPLESPQEMFLGIAMHLAMLEKDDRDTWVKRFYDMLSTLKVTMATPTLSNARKPYHQLSSCFIDTVPDSLDGIYRSIDSFAKVSKFGGGMGLYFGKVRAAGSAIRGFKGAAGGVIRWIKLANDTAVAVDQLGVRQGAVAVYLDVWHKDLPEFLTLRTNNGDDRMKAHDVFPAVCYPNLFWKQAKENIEGDWYLMCPHEILTIKGWALEDSYGAQWEERYLDCVNDSRIHKRIIPIKDIIRLVLKSAVETGTPFTFNRDIVNEANPNSHSGIIYCSNLCTEIAQNMSGVEQVDQQIQTVDGETVVVTVTKPGDFVVCNLASLSLGNIDLKDTKELTELTRSAVRALDNVIDLNFFPVPYAKVTNLRYRPVGLGVSGYHHMLAKNGISWESEEHLEFADKVFEAINYAAIEASCDFAGEKGRYDLYEGSEWQTGAYFDKRGYFSEKWKGLREKVAANGMRNGWLIAIAPTSSTSMIAGTTAGLDPVMNRYYLEEKKNGLVPRVAPDLTPETFWKYKNAHYIDQRWSVRAAGIRQRHVDQAQSMNLYITNDYTLRQVLELYILAWEKGVKTIYYVRSKSLEVDECEACSS, from the coding sequence ATGGACAAGACAGATGGAAAAAAGGAAATTCTGAAATATTTTAAAGAGGTGCCGGAGCTTGATGGCGTTTTAGAGGGAATCCGGAAGGATTGGGGTTTTTCACCATATGATTTGGAACACCTCTCCGTAAAATTCACAGGGTTCTGTAAGAAAAATATGAGCCTGGGAGAACGGTTTGAGGCGCTCATCCAGGCGGCTGTGGAGCTGACGACCCAGGAGACCCCGAACTGGGAGTATATAGGGGCCAGGCTCTCCATGCTGCGTTATGAAACCAGGTTAAAGGAAGAGCTGGATCGCAGAAAGATTGGAAGCTTTTATGATAAAATTCGCTTTCTGACAGAGGATGGGCTTTATGGGGATTACATTCTGGAGAATTACAAGAAGGAAGAAATTGACCGGTATGAAAGCTATATGGTTCAGAACAGAAATCATCTGTTTAATTATTCTGGGCTGGAATTGCTGCTTAACCGGTACGTGATCCGCAGCCGGCAGAATGCGCCTTTAGAGTCACCACAGGAAATGTTTCTAGGAATTGCCATGCATCTTGCCATGCTGGAAAAGGATGACCGGGATACTTGGGTAAAACGGTTTTATGATATGCTAAGTACTTTGAAGGTCACCATGGCAACGCCCACCCTCTCAAACGCCAGAAAGCCTTACCATCAGCTTTCCTCCTGTTTTATCGATACCGTACCGGACAGTCTGGATGGCATTTACCGGAGCATTGACAGCTTTGCAAAGGTCAGTAAGTTCGGAGGGGGCATGGGGCTTTATTTCGGTAAGGTCCGCGCCGCAGGGAGTGCGATCCGTGGCTTTAAGGGAGCTGCAGGAGGCGTGATCCGTTGGATCAAGCTGGCCAATGATACGGCTGTGGCAGTGGACCAGCTGGGGGTACGGCAGGGAGCTGTAGCGGTTTATTTAGATGTCTGGCACAAGGATCTTCCGGAGTTTTTAACACTCAGGACCAATAACGGAGACGACCGCATGAAGGCCCATGATGTTTTCCCGGCTGTCTGTTATCCCAACCTGTTTTGGAAGCAGGCAAAAGAGAACATAGAAGGGGACTGGTATTTAATGTGCCCCCATGAGATTCTGACGATAAAGGGCTGGGCATTGGAGGATTCTTATGGAGCCCAGTGGGAGGAACGATATCTGGACTGTGTGAATGACAGCCGTATCCACAAGCGGATCATTCCTATTAAAGATATCATCCGTCTGGTATTAAAGAGCGCTGTGGAAACAGGAACTCCCTTTACCTTTAACCGGGATATCGTCAATGAAGCCAATCCAAACAGCCACAGCGGCATCATTTACTGCAGCAATCTGTGTACGGAAATAGCTCAGAATATGAGCGGGGTGGAACAGGTGGACCAGCAGATACAGACAGTGGACGGGGAGACCGTGGTGGTTACCGTAACAAAGCCGGGAGACTTTGTTGTGTGCAACCTGGCCAGTCTTTCCCTGGGGAATATTGATCTTAAGGATACAAAAGAGCTTACAGAGCTTACTAGAAGTGCGGTACGTGCTTTGGACAATGTCATTGATTTGAATTTTTTCCCCGTGCCCTATGCAAAGGTCACCAACCTCCGTTACCGCCCGGTGGGACTTGGAGTAAGCGGATATCATCACATGCTGGCAAAGAACGGAATCTCCTGGGAGTCAGAGGAGCATCTTGAATTTGCGGACAAGGTGTTTGAGGCAATCAATTATGCGGCAATTGAAGCAAGCTGTGATTTTGCCGGGGAAAAGGGAAGATATGATCTGTATGAAGGAAGTGAATGGCAGACAGGGGCATATTTTGACAAACGGGGATATTTTTCAGAGAAGTGGAAGGGCCTTCGGGAAAAAGTAGCAGCCAATGGCATGAGAAATGGCTGGCTCATTGCCATAGCGCCTACCAGCAGCACCAGCATGATCGCCGGTACCACGGCCGGGCTTGACCCTGTTATGAACCGGTATTATCTTGAGGAAAAAAAGAACGGCTTGGTTCCCCGGGTAGCCCCGGACTTAACGCCTGAAACATTCTGGAAATATAAAAATGCTCATTACATTGATCAGAGATGGTCCGTAAGGGCGGCGGGAATCCGCCAGCGCCATGTGGACCAGGCCCAGAGCATGAACCTTTATATAACCAATGATTACACCCTTCGTCAGGTACTGGAGTTATATATCCTGGCCTGGGAAAAGGGAGTGAAAACCATTTACTACGTCCGTTCCAAAAGCCTGGAAGTGGATGAATGCGAGGCCTGCTCCAGCTGA
- a CDS encoding ribonucleotide-diphosphate reductase subunit beta, whose amino-acid sequence MEQLKKRPLFHPDGEIEVRKRRMINGNTTNLNDFNNMKYTWVSDWYRQAMNNFWIPEEINLSRDRKDYPLLSPQERRAYDKILSFLVFLDSIQTANLPALGEYVTANEINLCLSIQTFQEAVHSQSYSYMLDTICEPQTRNEVLYQWKSDPHLLARNTFIGDLYNEFQKDKSAFAFMKAVVANFILEGVYFYSGFMFFYNLGRNHKMTGSSQEIRYINRDENTHLWLFRNIILELMKEEPELFTRERIEVYRSMIREGCEQEIAWGCYAIGDEVPGLTKEMITDYIMYLGNLRCASLGWERIYEGHDREPESMLWVNQYSNANLIKTDFFEAKSTAYAKSSALVDDL is encoded by the coding sequence ATGGAACAATTAAAAAAAAGACCCCTTTTTCATCCGGATGGGGAGATTGAGGTAAGAAAACGGCGGATGATCAACGGCAACACTACGAACCTCAATGATTTTAACAATATGAAATACACCTGGGTCAGCGACTGGTACCGGCAGGCCATGAATAATTTCTGGATTCCTGAGGAAATTAATCTAAGCAGAGACAGGAAGGATTATCCCTTATTAAGTCCACAGGAACGGAGGGCTTATGATAAGATATTATCCTTTCTGGTGTTTTTGGACAGCATCCAGACCGCTAATCTGCCGGCCCTTGGAGAATATGTGACGGCCAATGAGATCAATCTCTGTCTTTCCATTCAAACCTTTCAGGAGGCAGTGCACAGCCAGAGTTACAGTTATATGCTGGATACCATCTGCGAGCCTCAGACTCGGAATGAGGTGCTCTATCAGTGGAAGAGCGACCCTCATCTTCTTGCGCGCAATACCTTTATCGGGGATCTGTATAATGAATTCCAAAAGGACAAGAGCGCATTTGCTTTTATGAAGGCGGTTGTGGCTAATTTTATTCTGGAAGGTGTGTATTTTTACAGCGGATTCATGTTTTTCTATAACCTTGGGCGGAATCATAAAATGACCGGTTCCTCCCAGGAGATTCGTTACATCAACAGAGATGAGAACACTCATTTATGGCTGTTCCGCAATATCATTCTGGAACTGATGAAGGAAGAGCCGGAGTTGTTTACCAGAGAACGGATAGAAGTTTACCGGAGTATGATAAGAGAAGGTTGTGAGCAGGAGATCGCCTGGGGATGCTATGCCATTGGAGATGAGGTTCCCGGACTTACAAAAGAAATGATTACAGACTATATCATGTATCTGGGAAACTTACGCTGTGCAAGCCTTGGCTGGGAGCGGATTTATGAGGGCCATGACAGGGAGCCGGAAAGTATGCTGTGGGTCAACCAGTACAGCAATGCCAATCTGATCAAAACGGATTTTTTTGAAGCGAAAAGCACGGCATATGCAAAAAGCAGCGCTCTGGTGGATGATCTGTAG
- the nox gene encoding H2O-forming NADH oxidase, whose product MERIVVIGANHAGTAAINTILDNYKDNKVVIFDSNDNISFLGCGMALWIGDQIHSSEGLFYCSKDIFEKKGAKVYMETKVERIDYDKKVVFAEGKYGQRYQQEYDKLILATGSLPISPDIEGKELDNVQFVKLFQNAKDVIDKLHNNSLKDIVVVGAGYIGVELAEAFRRVGKNVTLIDNMHTCLSSYYDQEFSDIMSENLSSHGIQLVYNEIVTKLEGNGKVEKVVTDKNEYHADMVVLGIGFKPNNQLGKEDLELFCNGAFLVDKRQQTSRPDVYAIGDCATVFDNSIQKTNYIALATNAVRSGIVAAHNVCGTPLESIGVQGSNGICIWNLKMVSTGITYAKAKKLGYDAEAVDYEDTQKPAFIEQDNYKVKIRIVYDKKTRIVLGAQLCSEYDISMAIHMFSLAIQEQVTIDRLKLTDIFFLPHFNQPYNYFTMAALQAK is encoded by the coding sequence ATGGAACGTATTGTAGTAATTGGAGCAAACCATGCAGGGACAGCTGCAATCAATACTATCTTAGATAATTATAAAGACAACAAAGTTGTTATATTTGATTCCAATGATAACATCAGTTTTCTGGGCTGTGGTATGGCTCTTTGGATCGGGGACCAGATTCATTCCTCTGAAGGCCTGTTTTATTGCAGCAAAGATATCTTTGAAAAAAAGGGCGCAAAGGTCTACATGGAAACCAAAGTGGAGCGCATTGATTATGATAAAAAGGTTGTTTTCGCTGAGGGAAAGTATGGCCAGAGATACCAGCAGGAATACGATAAACTGATTCTTGCAACCGGTTCTCTTCCTATTTCACCAGATATTGAAGGAAAAGAACTGGACAACGTTCAATTTGTAAAGTTATTTCAGAATGCGAAAGATGTCATTGACAAGCTGCATAACAATTCCTTGAAGGATATTGTGGTTGTAGGGGCAGGGTATATCGGCGTTGAACTGGCAGAAGCATTCCGCCGTGTCGGAAAGAATGTTACCCTGATTGACAATATGCACACCTGTCTGTCAAGCTATTATGATCAGGAATTTTCGGATATCATGTCCGAAAACTTATCAAGCCATGGCATTCAGCTGGTTTATAACGAAATCGTGACTAAGCTTGAAGGAAACGGAAAAGTGGAAAAAGTGGTCACTGACAAAAATGAATACCATGCCGATATGGTAGTACTGGGAATTGGTTTCAAACCTAACAACCAGCTAGGCAAGGAGGATCTTGAACTGTTCTGCAACGGAGCATTTCTCGTTGACAAACGGCAGCAGACCAGCCGGCCGGATGTATATGCCATCGGCGACTGTGCCACTGTTTTTGATAATTCCATCCAAAAGACAAACTATATTGCTCTGGCAACCAATGCTGTGCGGTCCGGAATCGTTGCAGCTCATAATGTCTGCGGAACACCCCTGGAATCCATTGGCGTTCAGGGATCCAATGGAATCTGCATCTGGAATCTGAAAATGGTTTCAACAGGAATCACCTATGCAAAAGCCAAAAAGCTGGGGTATGACGCTGAGGCGGTGGATTATGAGGATACTCAAAAACCGGCCTTTATTGAACAAGACAATTACAAGGTAAAAATCAGGATCGTATACGATAAGAAGACCCGCATCGTTCTGGGTGCACAATTATGTTCGGAATATGATATTTCCATGGCAATACACATGTTCTCTCTTGCGATCCAGGAGCAGGTAACCATCGACCGGTTAAAGCTGACGGATATTTTCTTCCTGCCTCATTTTAATCAGCCGTATAATTATTTTACAATGGCTGCTTTGCAGGCAAAATAA
- a CDS encoding DUF4489 domain-containing protein translates to MSQINKCDYDVSYCEKKQGKPTRTELKCGSPSFVAFPNLTAAGTTVTIATLSIDASEFEHPHIQLSFTANVSTDVIDGFSFQIFRQCLDPPTPIPVSEIYYYTRAVATTEADSINFTVCDNDFCINGCCNYFVVITVTVSTVSVSYISNATLSAIISDNINNC, encoded by the coding sequence ATGAGCCAGATAAATAAATGCGATTACGATGTAAGTTATTGTGAGAAGAAACAAGGAAAACCAACCCGAACTGAGTTAAAATGCGGAAGCCCCAGTTTTGTTGCGTTTCCTAATTTAACCGCTGCAGGCACAACAGTAACAATTGCAACATTGTCGATAGATGCTTCTGAATTTGAGCATCCCCACATCCAACTTTCATTTACTGCAAATGTAAGTACAGATGTAATAGACGGCTTTAGTTTTCAAATTTTCAGACAGTGTTTAGATCCGCCCACACCCATTCCGGTCAGTGAAATTTATTATTATACAAGAGCTGTTGCTACAACAGAAGCTGATTCCATTAATTTTACTGTATGTGACAATGATTTTTGTATAAATGGCTGTTGCAATTATTTTGTCGTAATTACTGTTACTGTTTCTACTGTTTCTGTATCGTATATAAGTAATGCTACACTCAGCGCCATTATTAGCGACAATATCAATAACTGTTAA
- a CDS encoding DUF6886 family protein, with product MRLFHVSEENNIDIFNPRIPERNDLDKSVGLVWAIDEQH from the coding sequence ATGCGACTATTTCATGTAAGTGAAGAAAATAATATTGATATTTTTAATCCAAGAATTCCAGAAAGAAATGACTTAGATAAAAGTGTTGGCTTAGTATGGGCAATAGATGAACAGCATTGA
- a CDS encoding AAA family ATPase yields MKVVFIIGNASVGKMTVGQELMKITDLRLFHNHMTIEPVIEIFGSYNGRITSRLREVVFEEFAASNNYGLMFTYMWAFDQKSDWDYIEHVKDIFRPYKTEFYYVELVASREVRLERNTTENRLRNKASKRDINISNQRLIGDDGKYRLVSNDGEIPFDNYIKIDNSYISPDIVAQKIKTLFQL; encoded by the coding sequence ATGAAAGTTGTATTTATAATTGGAAATGCGTCTGTAGGAAAAATGACTGTTGGGCAGGAATTGATGAAAATTACAGACTTACGTTTGTTTCATAATCATATGACAATTGAGCCGGTAATTGAGATTTTTGGTTCCTATAATGGAAGAATAACTTCTCGTTTAAGAGAAGTGGTTTTTGAAGAATTTGCAGCATCTAATAATTACGGACTTATGTTTACTTATATGTGGGCGTTTGACCAGAAGTCCGATTGGGATTATATTGAGCATGTAAAAGATATATTCAGACCATACAAAACTGAATTTTACTATGTTGAACTTGTTGCTTCAAGAGAAGTACGTTTGGAAAGAAATACAACGGAAAATAGATTGCGTAACAAGGCATCGAAACGGGATATTAATATTTCTAATCAAAGATTAATAGGTGATGATGGAAAATACCGTTTAGTAAGTAATGACGGAGAAATACCATTTGATAATTACATTAAGATTGATAATTCGTATATTTCACCTGATATTGTTGCTCAAAAAATAAAAACCCTCTTTCAATTGTAG
- a CDS encoding anaerobic sulfatase maturase, translating into MPPIQLLIKPSSGSCNLRCKYCFYHDEMQKRERQNYGFMSLDTLEEIVKKVLAYSERQCEFIFQGGEPTLVGLDFYKKLLEFERIYNKRNVKILNSIQTNGYKLDEEWAEFFAANNFLVGVSLDGIKYTHDAYRENSVGEGSFGEIMKTLERFDKKGVNYNILTVVNRRTAERITRIYEFYKKNNWKYQQYIACLDPFGEPKGSREYSLTPEVYGEFLVTLFDLWYLDFWKGEQPYIRQFENYISLLMGYPPEACDMKGCCSIQHVVEADGSVYPCDFYVMDEYKIGNFLEDSIEEMGNRGLEIGFVEASLNRPEECKTCNYAYLCRGGCRRNRQIDEAGQLGQNYFCSSFKYFFEKTHIRMEEIARQLMRAEMRKG; encoded by the coding sequence ATGCCACCAATACAGTTACTGATTAAGCCGTCCTCCGGAAGTTGTAATTTAAGATGTAAATATTGTTTTTATCATGATGAAATGCAGAAACGGGAGAGGCAAAATTACGGATTTATGTCTTTGGATACCCTGGAGGAGATCGTAAAAAAGGTACTGGCTTATAGTGAGCGTCAGTGTGAGTTTATATTTCAGGGAGGGGAACCCACTTTGGTGGGTCTTGATTTTTATAAAAAACTGCTGGAATTTGAGCGTATTTATAACAAACGAAACGTAAAAATATTGAATTCTATTCAGACCAATGGTTACAAGCTGGATGAAGAATGGGCAGAGTTTTTTGCTGCAAATAATTTCCTGGTAGGTGTGTCCCTGGATGGGATTAAGTATACTCATGACGCCTACAGGGAGAATTCAGTGGGTGAAGGATCCTTTGGGGAGATTATGAAGACCCTTGAGAGGTTCGACAAAAAAGGGGTGAATTATAATATCCTTACGGTTGTAAACCGAAGAACAGCGGAGCGGATTACTCGAATTTATGAATTTTATAAGAAAAACAACTGGAAATATCAGCAGTATATCGCTTGTCTTGATCCATTTGGAGAACCTAAGGGCAGCCGGGAGTATTCTTTGACACCGGAGGTTTATGGAGAGTTTCTTGTAACTCTCTTTGACCTTTGGTATTTGGATTTTTGGAAGGGAGAACAGCCATACATTCGTCAGTTTGAAAATTACATCAGCCTTTTGATGGGATATCCGCCGGAAGCATGTGATATGAAGGGGTGCTGTAGCATCCAGCATGTAGTAGAAGCGGATGGATCTGTTTACCCCTGTGATTTCTATGTAATGGATGAATATAAAATTGGAAACTTCCTGGAAGATTCTATTGAGGAGATGGGAAACAGGGGATTGGAGATCGGGTTTGTAGAGGCTTCCCTAAATAGGCCAGAAGAGTGCAAAACCTGCAACTATGCTTATCTATGCCGCGGCGGATGTCGCAGGAACCGTCAGATCGATGAGGCCGGCCAACTTGGCCAGAATTATTTCTGTTCATCCTTTAAGTACTTTTTTGAGAAAACCCATATAAGGATGGAAGAGATTGCCAGACAGCTGATGCGGGCAGAAATGAGGAAGGGGTAA